Part of the Brassica napus cultivar Da-Ae unplaced genomic scaffold, Da-Ae ScsIHWf_1237;HRSCAF=1767, whole genome shotgun sequence genome, CGGAAAAGGGTTGTTCCAGATGGGAACGGAGGATGATCCTTGCATAGTgaatgcggccggtgggcaagtaaTGCATTCATTAGGGCGAGTAAAGGATATCCCAATAGTGATCCAGTATAGAGTTATGCCTATGGATCTGGTTGTGGTCTGCCTTAAGAATCATAAGGTGATATTAGgcatggactggcttggaaagaatCGGGCTACTCTGGACTGTCACAGAGGAAGGGTGCAATTTGAGACTGGGTGTGGACCcccgatcaggttccaaggtattCGTCTGACTTCTGGATGCTTAGTGATATCAGCAGTCCAAGTGGAACGGATGCTTGAGAAGGGTTCTGAGGCCTTTTTGGTTGTAGGGGCTGGTGACCCGGACGGGATTCCGCTGGTTAAAGAGTTTGAGGATGTGTttcgggcactacagggcattccccctgatagggctggccggttcataatagaactagaaccagggacggccccaatgtccaaaagtccatatcgtatggctccggccgagatggccgagctaaagaagcaactggaagagttgttggacaaagggttcatacgaccaagtgtctcgccttggggagcaccagttctttttgtgaagaaaaaggatggtagcttcaggctgtgtattgattaccgagggttgaatagggttactgtgaagaacaagtacccattaCCCAGAATTGATTAGCTGTTGGATCAGCTCAAAGGGGCCaaatggttttccaagattgatttcgCCTCAgagtatcatcagatcccaatTGAGCCTAATGATATCAGGAAGACGGCGTTCCGgaccaggtatggccactatgagtttgtggttatgccatttggtctaaccaatgcaccagctgcattcatgaagatgatgaatggtatctttcgagatttcttggataaatttgtaatcatcttcatagaTGACATACTTGTATATTCCAGAAACAAGGAAGACCATGAGAAGCATCTCAGGGCCGTACTAGGACGTTTGAGGGAACAAAAACTCTTTGCCAaactaagcaagtgtagtttctggcagaagagcgtTGGGTTCCTCGGACACATTGTGTCTGATCAGGGCGTGTCAGTAGATCCGGAGAAGGTTCAGACTATACGAGATTGGCCGCAGCCTAGGAATGCTACTGAGGTTAGGAGTTTCCTAGGGCTGGCCGGCTACTACAGAAAGtatgtcaaggggtttgccAGTTTGGCTCAACCCATGACACGACTTACAGGCAAGGATGTGAAGTTTTCCTGGAATGAAGGGTGTGAGAAGTGTTTCTCAGCTCTAAAGGATATGCTGACGAATGCACCAATATTGGTATTGCCGGAGGGAGATCAACcttatgtggtctatacggatgcgTCCATCACTGGGTTGGGGTGCGTCCtgaaacatgggaaggtgattgcTTATGCCTCGAGACAGCTGAGAAAGCATGAAGGGAATTATCCGATCCATGATCTAGAGATGGCGGCCGTGGTGTTTGCTTTGAAGATATAGAGATCGTATCTGTACGGAGCCAAAGTCCAGATTCTCACTGatcataagagcttgaagtacattttcactcagcctgagttgaacttgagacaaagaagatggattgagtatgttgctgattatgatctggacatatcATACCATCTAGACAAGGCTAACCTATTGGCTGATGCCTTAAGCCGGAGAAGGGCAGATGTCTCGGCCGAAAGAGAAGCGGATGAACTAGAAGGGATGGTTCGGTCACTACATCTAAATTCCTTGGTTGGACGTGATGAGCCATTGGGATCCGAGGAAGTGGATCAGGCCGATCTACTTACCAGGATACAGCAGGCCAAGAGTTTGGATGAGAACTTGCAAAAAGTGGCTCTTAACGATAAGACGGAGTATCAGATCACAAGCAACGAAACAATCTGGGTGAATGGCTGAGTAAGTGTTCCAAACAGCAAGGGGcttaaagaagagattatgagtcagGCTCATAAGTCAAAGTTCTCAGTCCACCCCAGGCTGAAtaagatgtatagggatttaAAAAGGTACTATCACTATGAAAAACAGCCGAGTGGGTGGCGAGGTGTCCTACTTGCCAGCTTCTGAAGGCCGAACATCAAGTGCCCAATGGTATGCTCCAGAATCTCCCCATACCAGggtggaagtgggatcacatcacaatggattttgtgaccaGTTTTCCTACGACCAGGAACCAaaaggatgcggtttgggtggTGGTTGACAGACTAACCAAGTCGGCCCACTTCTTACCAATACAGAAAGGAGATGGAGTGGATCAGATCGTGAGGATTTACTTGGACGAGATAGTACGTCTGCATGGAGTGTCGGCTAGTATTGTCTCGGACAGAGACTCTAGGTTCACCTCTTACTTCTGGCAGGCTTTTCAAAAAGCCTTAGGAACAAGAATGAacatgagcacagcctatcaTCCTCAGACGGATGGGCAGTCAGAGAGGACAATCCAGACATTGGAGGACATGTTAAGGGCCGTGGTGTTGGATTGGGGCGACTCATGGGAAAAGCATCTACCCTTGGTCGAGTTTGCCTACAACAACAGTTTCCATACTAGCATTGGgatgtcaccttatgaagcACTGTATGGACGGCCTTGCAGGACGcgattatgctggacccaagtgggggagaggagcatgttgggtcctgagataGTGGAAGAAACCACCGAGAAAATAAGGTTcttaaaggagaaaatgaaagaagcaCAGGATCGTCAAAAGAGTTATGCATATAGACGAAGGAAACATATTGAGTTTGAAGTTGAAGACTTGGTATATCTCAAGATGATCACATTTAAAGGGAGGGCTagagtttctggcagaagaaaactagaccctaggtacttgggtccgtTCAGAATCATAGAAAGAGTTGGGGCTGTGGCTTATAAGTTGGAACTGCCACCAGCCATGGATGCGTTCCACAACATGTTTCATGTGTCCCAACTCCAAAAATgtttgtctgatcaggacatagtcCTACACGAGATCCCTACAGATTTGGGTAAGAATCTGACTCTAGAGACGAGGCCGGTCCGCATAGTGGATCGAACAGAAAagacaacaaggaagaagaccatTCCCATGATCAAGGTTTTGTGGGAATACAATGGCAAGGAtgtaatcacttgggaaacagaggcAAGGATGAAGGCCGAGTATCCTGAGTGGTATGATCAGGTGGTCCCCGAGGAAACACATGAtgaggattcgaggacgaatccatcccaagtgggggagacttctCATGTCCCCAGTCCGAGATAGGATCGTTGGGAtgagccatggtgcggggagatgcaccagtcaggtcattagaccagtagacaagcgtatcatggctcagaCATAGAGTTAAGGGCATCAAAGTGTTGAGACTTAA contains:
- the LOC125596590 gene encoding uncharacterized protein LOC125596590, with product MVRSLHLNSLVGRDEPLGSEEVDQADLLTRIQQAKSLDENLQKVALNDKTEYQITSNETIWVNAEWVARCPTCQLLKAEHQVPNGMLQNLPIPGWKWDHITMDFVTSFPTTRNQKDAVWVVVDRLTKSAHFLPIQKGDGVDQIVRIYLDEIVRLHGVSASIVSDRDSRFTSYFWQAFQKALGTRMNMSTAYHPQTDGQSERTIQTLEDMLRAVVLDWGDSWEKHLPLVEFAYNNSFHTSIGMSPYEALYGRPCRTRLCWTQMITFKGRARVSGRRKLDPRYLGPFRIIERVGAVAYKLELPPAMDAFHNMFHVSQLQKCLSDQDIVLHEIPTDLGKNLTLETRPVRIVDRTEKTTRKKTIPMIKVLWEYNGKDVITWETEARMKAEYPEWYDQVVPEETHDEDSRTNPSQVGETSHVPSPR